Genomic segment of Strix uralensis isolate ZFMK-TIS-50842 chromosome 14, bStrUra1, whole genome shotgun sequence:
TTCTGTAGTAGCTGTGTTTAAGCTGCCGTGCTGTACGTCCAGACACAATCCATTTTAGTTTCTGGACATTTGGTTTGGAACACTTGCTTGATGAATATTCTGTAAGGCACTTTAACACCAGTTCCTTCCAGAAGGTCAAATCTCTGTTGTTTATCTAAATAGCAAGACAGAATCTCATATGTTAATGACTCATTAAATCCTTATTTCACACATGTACTTTCAGCTCCTTCACATAAGATAGGAAGCCAAAGATGCCAAGcgaaatggaaaaaaaaagtacccaACAAAGCCACAAAAGAAACCAGTATGCCAATGGACCTCTCCCTTCCCCACTGTGTAGGCCCTTGCATgcacttttcttccttcctcccctacAACTTTATCCATACATACCTTGGAATGCAACTGCAGAAATTCCAATGCCTCTGTCAACTCCAGTAGTTTTTGTTCTTCTATCTCTAGTGCCATAACAGACAGTGCCAAGACAGAAggctggagagaaagaaaatgtttttaaacattgcTTTGTTAAGGTTCAGAAGTCTCATTGTCTTCCGAGTTTTCAAGACATTTACCTTCGCTTTAGAAAACATGATTCTGCAGTGACATGCCTTCAGCTGGGTTTCAAGTCTCTCAAAATTAAGGTATTTCCTCCTACAATAAAAACAGACGAGTGATTGTAGAAGAACACAAGCTTGATCAAGGCACCACCACCCTGGGAACTCAGAAGCAGCAAGAATATTCATTATCTGAAAAGAGGCCTCATTTCTCCCAGAAGTTCTGGGGCTACAGACAAACTGATGTTCAGTTTTGGCAGTCCCAATGCCACAAATAAATCTTGTGTTATGTTGGGGAGAGTTGCACTGTCAAAATAGGCTTACCAACAAGAAATTTCAGTGCTTACCAGCAAAAGGAATCTCTAAGCTAGATCTTGAAATCTTTCCAATCATGCAATACTTACTGCAGCATAAGCAGAGATTTATTATACCATCATTACTGAGCAAGTTTGGGTTTTGGCTCAGAGAGCAATACTCTTCAATTTAGGcaaacaacatttaaaattaaaataataataagccACAGATATTCACATTTATATTTACTGATAAGGGGGaaattttttgagttttttaagTATAGAAAGGCCAATTACTCAAGTAATATCCCCGCTTAGTTTTTCTACATAGACTTCCTGATCATATGCAGTCATAGCAAAATAAGTATCACATATTTTACCTTTCACAGCTTAAATTCTCATGAATGAGTGAATGATATAGTTGAAGAAACTGGAAGGCTGTTGTAGCTTTGACTTTCCAAGACAGCTTCTCCAATACTATTTTCTCCATTCTCATCATATCAGAAACAGTGAACCTATACTGGCTTATTCGAATTAAGTCAGTGGCTAAGGGAACATTCCTCTCTTCTTCTGATGCCTTCACAGCCAAGTAGAAGCAACTGAGTCCAACACAGCCCAAGTGTTTAGGCTGTAcctaaagaaaagtaaattgtTGTTACTTTCAAAGAGGAAGGCCTTTGACTGGCCATTTCAAAATGTAAGTACCAAACTATATAGGCACCAGTGTAATTCAGGAAAATTAT
This window contains:
- the CCNG1 gene encoding cyclin-G1 yields the protein MIETLVTTEAQELLYQLTALLEQELRCQPKASGLRLIESAHDNGLRMTARLRDFEVKDLLSLTQFFGFHTETFSLAVNFLDRFLSKMKVQPKHLGCVGLSCFYLAVKASEEERNVPLATDLIRISQYRFTVSDMMRMEKIVLEKLSWKVKATTAFQFLQLYHSLIHENLSCERRKYLNFERLETQLKACHCRIMFSKAKPSVLALSVMALEIEEQKLLELTEALEFLQLHSKINNRDLTFWKELVLKCLTEYSSSKCSKPNVQKLKWIVSGRTARQLKHSYYRITHLPTIPETSS